In Symmachiella dynata, the following are encoded in one genomic region:
- a CDS encoding efflux RND transporter permease subunit, with protein sequence MRGLPEFAVHRPTITITLVLLLVVWGSVSFFTMPRREDPEFTLKIALVTTRWQGASAEQIEKLVTDPLEDAIDGLEEVRLIRSTSSSEQSVIFVELEDNVPGARVDDAWDRVRARIRNVPMPDESISPFLFDEFADTSVLLYAVHQQPLEGDSVVDPMYAYSPRQLDLYSERIRDSLRLLPGVSQVGRFGVQEEAIYIETDEGNWSTLELTTAQIETLAKSRNIVASGGRIDGEDGRFFVKPSGDVGAVEAFDSLVVGVVATGNESSDAGVNQVQLKNTGLNVRRGYIDPPQRICRYGTPEFETPAIILAVSMKSGANIIDICDLSKESVAQLQNTAVLPPDLAVSIISDQSDSVKQRIREVGVNIVQAILVVVVLVYLVVGFRTAAVMAANIPFVVISSLAIITLFDVQLEQMSLASMIISLGLLVDNAVQVCDQSRTNQIAGMSPRDASVAGAKMLGPSMLSGTATTVAAFIPMLIAMDGANREFIYSLPITLSVMLAVSWVLAMTFCVILAAWFIRPPKDPTRPTAPLPWLMSKLGTVWGRLRQKRNKQTNGEALSPTVPEHEHSDGTAELQGGFYRLYANAVGWALRHRFVTILASIGMLLLTTQLPVSSEFFPLTQRDQFAVEIYLPESASIEQTNRVARQVEEMIRALSPHVDAEGTPHQRLLNMRTIVGGGGSRWYLAWEPETLKPNYAEILIHTTKGEFTHDFAEQLRVVARQGDESLGLSPIAGARVVPVELALGPPADPVVLRVMGNGLANADELRRIANRVKSIVDAEPDTWDVNDSWGVSSQQLFVDVDSDRASLSGIRNAEVASTLDAYYSGKLLTMYRENDRQIPVYFRLNPESRRSLGAVKNSHIESRVGKVSLASIARVQPQWRLEAIDRRNGNRTIEVRSRINYGASGNDITNRVFNSEPMRQLKAELPPGFRIEIGGALEESMKAQWKMFRSFGMSFIAIILLLVFQFNSLARTSIIMVTLPLALVGALFGLWVTGNAFGFMPQLGVLALFGIVLNSAILFVEFADIVMKERTTGTDQPLTRKEYHAAIVDAARQRLMPIFLTTATTVGGLIPLALAGGPLWQGLAWLLIFGLTFATVLTLFVIPVLYSFLSPTSRLRAAE encoded by the coding sequence ATGAGAGGTCTCCCCGAGTTCGCAGTACATCGACCGACGATCACAATCACTCTGGTGTTGTTGCTAGTCGTCTGGGGCAGCGTCAGTTTCTTCACCATGCCGCGTCGCGAAGACCCTGAGTTCACGCTCAAGATCGCCCTCGTGACCACTCGGTGGCAAGGTGCGTCTGCGGAGCAAATCGAAAAACTAGTCACTGATCCGTTGGAAGATGCAATCGACGGGTTGGAGGAAGTTCGGTTGATTCGCTCGACGTCCAGCAGCGAACAGTCGGTCATCTTCGTCGAACTCGAAGACAACGTACCGGGCGCTAGAGTGGACGACGCCTGGGATCGCGTGCGTGCCCGGATTCGCAATGTGCCGATGCCCGACGAAAGCATTTCGCCGTTTCTGTTCGATGAATTTGCTGACACCAGCGTCCTGCTGTATGCCGTCCACCAACAGCCGCTTGAGGGGGACTCGGTCGTTGACCCGATGTACGCTTACTCACCGCGACAACTCGATCTATATTCAGAGCGAATTCGTGATTCGCTTAGGCTGCTGCCGGGCGTTTCGCAAGTCGGTCGCTTCGGAGTCCAGGAAGAAGCAATTTACATCGAGACCGATGAAGGAAACTGGTCGACGCTGGAACTGACGACGGCGCAAATCGAAACACTTGCAAAGTCGCGAAACATCGTCGCTTCAGGCGGACGGATCGATGGCGAAGATGGACGCTTTTTTGTGAAGCCCAGTGGTGATGTCGGCGCGGTGGAGGCGTTTGATTCATTGGTCGTTGGGGTCGTGGCGACTGGAAATGAGTCGAGCGATGCCGGTGTCAATCAGGTTCAGCTCAAGAACACGGGGCTAAACGTTCGCCGTGGTTACATCGACCCGCCGCAGCGCATTTGCCGCTACGGAACTCCGGAGTTTGAGACGCCCGCAATCATTCTTGCGGTATCCATGAAATCAGGCGCAAACATCATCGACATTTGCGACCTGTCCAAAGAAAGCGTCGCCCAGTTGCAAAACACTGCAGTGTTACCGCCCGATCTGGCGGTATCCATTATTTCCGACCAGTCAGACAGCGTGAAGCAGCGTATTCGCGAAGTTGGCGTGAACATCGTCCAAGCCATTCTGGTCGTTGTTGTTCTGGTGTATTTGGTCGTCGGCTTCCGCACCGCTGCCGTTATGGCCGCCAACATTCCGTTCGTTGTTATTTCGTCGCTGGCTATCATCACGCTGTTTGATGTGCAACTTGAACAGATGTCGTTGGCGTCGATGATTATCTCGCTCGGATTGTTGGTCGACAATGCGGTTCAGGTCTGCGACCAGAGTCGCACGAACCAGATCGCCGGCATGAGCCCGCGCGATGCATCGGTTGCAGGTGCAAAAATGCTGGGCCCATCGATGTTAAGCGGAACCGCGACGACGGTTGCCGCTTTCATCCCGATGCTGATTGCGATGGACGGTGCCAATCGAGAATTCATTTACAGCTTGCCAATCACCCTGTCCGTGATGCTGGCGGTCAGTTGGGTTTTGGCGATGACTTTCTGTGTCATTCTTGCCGCTTGGTTCATTCGACCTCCCAAAGATCCGACTCGTCCAACCGCACCGTTGCCTTGGTTGATGAGCAAACTTGGAACCGTGTGGGGCAGGCTTCGCCAAAAGCGAAACAAGCAAACGAATGGAGAAGCGTTGTCCCCAACTGTTCCCGAGCATGAGCACTCCGATGGGACAGCGGAGCTACAAGGTGGCTTCTATCGACTTTACGCCAACGCAGTCGGATGGGCACTGCGTCATCGGTTTGTCACGATTTTAGCGTCCATCGGCATGTTGCTGCTGACGACCCAACTTCCGGTTTCGAGCGAATTCTTTCCACTGACGCAGCGAGACCAATTTGCCGTTGAAATCTATTTGCCCGAGTCAGCTTCGATTGAGCAAACCAACAGGGTTGCGCGCCAAGTTGAAGAAATGATCCGCGCACTGAGCCCGCATGTCGATGCGGAAGGAACCCCACACCAGCGATTGCTCAACATGCGAACCATCGTCGGCGGAGGCGGGTCGCGCTGGTACCTTGCATGGGAACCGGAGACCTTGAAGCCAAACTACGCCGAAATCCTGATCCACACGACCAAGGGAGAGTTTACCCACGACTTTGCCGAACAACTGCGCGTCGTTGCGCGGCAAGGAGACGAATCGTTGGGGTTGTCGCCGATCGCCGGTGCTCGAGTTGTCCCTGTTGAACTGGCGCTTGGCCCCCCCGCTGATCCGGTCGTTCTGCGGGTCATGGGTAACGGGCTCGCGAATGCGGACGAACTCAGGCGTATTGCGAATCGCGTCAAGTCGATTGTGGACGCCGAGCCTGACACCTGGGACGTCAACGATTCGTGGGGCGTCTCCAGCCAGCAGTTGTTCGTCGATGTGGATTCGGATCGGGCTAGCCTGTCGGGGATTCGCAATGCGGAAGTTGCCTCGACGCTTGATGCTTACTATTCCGGAAAACTGCTGACGATGTATCGAGAGAATGACCGGCAGATCCCGGTCTACTTCCGGTTGAATCCCGAAAGCCGTCGGTCGCTTGGTGCAGTCAAGAACTCTCACATCGAAAGCCGCGTTGGCAAGGTTTCGCTGGCATCCATTGCGCGGGTGCAACCGCAATGGCGTTTAGAGGCCATTGATCGACGCAATGGGAATCGCACGATCGAAGTCAGATCACGCATCAACTACGGCGCGTCAGGCAATGACATCACGAATCGCGTCTTCAACTCCGAGCCCATGCGACAGCTGAAAGCCGAATTGCCTCCCGGATTTCGCATTGAGATCGGCGGCGCTCTAGAGGAGTCGATGAAAGCTCAGTGGAAAATGTTTCGTTCATTTGGCATGTCATTCATCGCGATCATTTTGTTGTTGGTTTTTCAGTTCAACAGTCTCGCCCGCACTTCAATCATCATGGTGACGCTGCCGCTTGCTCTCGTGGGGGCACTGTTCGGACTGTGGGTGACAGGCAATGCGTTCGGATTCATGCCGCAACTGGGTGTGCTGGCGCTATTCGGAATCGTTTTGAATTCGGCCATTTTGTTTGTCGAATTCGCTGACATTGTCATGAAGGAAAGAACAACCGGGACCGATCAACCTTTGACGCGCAAAGAGTACCACGCTGCAATCGTCGACGCCGCACGACAGCGGCTGATGCCAATCTTTCTGACGACTGCGACGACCGTGGGCGGACTCATTCCTCTTGCACTTGCCGGCGGGCCGTTGTGGCAAGGTCTGGCTTGGTTGCTCATCTTTGGCTTGACGTTCGCCACGGTACTGACGCTGTTCGTGATCCCCGTCCTCTATTCCTTCCTGTCACCCACGTCTCGTCTTCGCGCTGCGGAATGA
- a CDS encoding SDR family oxidoreductase has product MNTKRNFGPTGWTPERLGSLEGKTYVITGANSGAGFEASRVFLSKGAGVVMLNRSADKSAAAIATLKQEFGTDANVTFVRMDLAVLDSVRQDAAEVLEIVPCIDALICNAAIAQVAKQEITVDGFESQLGVNHFGHFLLCGLLFERIEESVGRIVVVGSNAYKMGLKRIQFEDLNFDRNYTAWSAYAQSKLAQMMFAYELQRRVDAAGKNVTVQVCHPGASRTNLLKDTASTFNKIVWSILSRIIAQSAEKGSWPEVMCATEGNVEPEKLYGPTKRAEMVGPIDECPLHECVLDREAAAKLWNVSEQKTSHSWSP; this is encoded by the coding sequence ATGAACACCAAGAGAAACTTTGGCCCAACAGGATGGACGCCGGAGCGACTTGGTTCCCTCGAGGGCAAAACGTATGTTATCACCGGTGCCAATTCGGGCGCCGGATTCGAAGCCAGCAGAGTGTTCCTGTCCAAGGGCGCCGGCGTGGTGATGTTGAACCGCAGCGCCGACAAATCAGCCGCCGCAATCGCAACCCTAAAACAAGAATTCGGAACCGATGCTAACGTGACGTTCGTGCGTATGGATCTGGCAGTGCTGGACTCGGTTCGACAAGATGCGGCGGAGGTTCTGGAAATCGTTCCCTGCATCGACGCTCTTATCTGCAACGCAGCCATCGCGCAGGTGGCCAAACAGGAAATCACCGTCGACGGCTTTGAAAGCCAGCTTGGTGTGAACCACTTCGGTCATTTCCTGCTTTGTGGACTTCTGTTTGAGCGGATCGAAGAGTCGGTGGGGCGGATCGTGGTTGTCGGTAGCAATGCATACAAGATGGGGCTGAAGAGAATTCAGTTTGAAGACCTCAACTTCGACAGGAATTACACTGCCTGGAGTGCGTATGCTCAGAGCAAACTGGCCCAAATGATGTTCGCCTACGAATTGCAGCGTCGCGTCGATGCTGCCGGAAAGAACGTTACTGTTCAGGTCTGCCATCCCGGCGCGTCAAGAACCAATTTGCTAAAGGACACGGCGAGCACGTTCAACAAAATCGTCTGGTCCATACTCTCTCGCATTATCGCACAATCGGCCGAGAAAGGGTCCTGGCCTGAAGTGATGTGCGCAACAGAAGGGAACGTGGAGCCTGAAAAGCTCTATGGACCGACCAAAAGAGCAGAGATGGTCGGCCCCATCGATGAGTGCCCGTTGCATGAGTGCGTGCTGGATCGCGAGGCCGCAGCCAAACTCTGGAACGTGTCCGAGCAGAAGACTTCACACAGCTGGTCGCCCTAG
- the rssA gene encoding patatin-like phospholipase RssA → MTVPRKLRVGLVLGGGSARGWAHIGVIRALEEAGIRPDMVCGTSIGALVGGAYVAGELDRLEEWVRTLTMKDVIAFMDFTLSGGLVRGNRLMDHFRQNVTDRQIEELATPFAAVATALETGAEIWLQNGSMFEAVRASVAVPGFFAPVLRDGMILVDGGLVNPVPVSLARAMGADILIAVDLGSDILGRRLRTDESSKASDNTIRDWMHTLQDNLGLHVQPQPSYEPTMPSIVDVLTTSIDIMQVRIARSRMAGEPPDLIVAPHLAHFRLLDFQLANEAIEEGRRAVERVAQNLAELTATS, encoded by the coding sequence ATGACCGTACCCCGCAAACTGCGCGTCGGGCTAGTGTTGGGCGGTGGTTCGGCCCGTGGCTGGGCGCACATCGGCGTGATCCGCGCTTTGGAAGAAGCGGGCATTCGGCCCGATATGGTGTGCGGCACATCCATTGGCGCGCTCGTTGGCGGCGCCTATGTCGCTGGAGAGTTAGACCGCCTGGAAGAGTGGGTGCGGACGCTGACCATGAAGGATGTGATCGCCTTCATGGATTTTACGCTGAGCGGCGGACTGGTTCGCGGCAACCGGCTGATGGACCATTTTCGACAAAACGTCACCGATCGGCAGATCGAAGAATTAGCCACCCCCTTTGCCGCTGTTGCTACGGCGTTGGAAACAGGAGCGGAGATTTGGTTACAAAATGGATCGATGTTTGAGGCGGTTCGGGCCTCGGTCGCAGTGCCGGGATTCTTTGCCCCAGTATTACGCGACGGCATGATCCTGGTCGATGGCGGGCTGGTGAATCCCGTACCCGTCTCCTTGGCCCGCGCGATGGGCGCCGACATTCTGATTGCCGTCGATCTCGGTTCAGACATCCTCGGTCGTCGTCTACGCACTGATGAGTCGTCCAAGGCGTCGGACAACACCATCCGCGATTGGATGCATACGTTGCAGGACAACTTGGGCTTACACGTGCAGCCTCAGCCGAGTTATGAGCCCACGATGCCGTCGATTGTTGATGTCTTGACCACTAGCATCGACATTATGCAGGTGCGCATTGCACGCAGCCGCATGGCAGGGGAGCCGCCCGACCTCATCGTGGCCCCGCATCTGGCTCATTTTCGTCTGCTCGACTTTCAGCTGGCCAACGAAGCCATTGAGGAGGGCCGTCGCGCGGTGGAGCGTGTCGCGCAAAATCTAGCTGAGCTCACCGCGACATCTTGA